A stretch of DNA from Salmo trutta chromosome 12, fSalTru1.1, whole genome shotgun sequence:
agcttaaataaataataatacttttagttagccccaccaagatttacatgctaaaatcgccattgAATCCTACCATTGGAATTGACTGGCCAGCTGACActtcatatacagtatatcaaataATGTTGTAAATTGAATCTGATATTGTTTCTAACTTCATTTGTTTTCAAGaatgtattcaaatcaaattttatttgtcacatgcgccgaataccacaggtgtaggtagacctgcTTTACAGCATTTCTATCAGCAtcttaaatgtgcaaccagagggaaaaaaactctagaccagctttactccacacacagagacgcgtacaaagctctccctcgccctccatttggcaaatctgaccataattctatcctcctgattcctgtttacaagcaaaaactaaagcaggaagcaccagtgactcggtcaataagaaagtggtcagatgaagcagatgctaaactacaggactgttttgctagcacagactggaatatgttccaggattcttccgatggcattgaggagtacaccacatcagtcactggcttcatcaataagtgcatcgatgacatcatccccacagtgactgtccgtacataccccaaccagaagccatggattacaggcaatatccacactgagttaaaggctagagctgccgctttcaaggagcgggactctaacccggaagcttataagaaatcccatcCGACGAAccatgccctccgacgaaccatcaaacaggcaaagcatcaatacaggactaagattgaatcgtactacacctgctccgatgcttgtcggatgtggcagggcttgcacaACCACAAGCTGCCTagtgacacaaacctaccagacgagttaaattacttctatgctcgcttcgaggcaagtaacactgaaacatgcatgagagcaccagctgttccggatgactgtgattACGCTAttcgtagccgatgtgagtaagacctttaaacaggtcgacattcacaaggccgctgggccagacggattaccaggatgtgtactccgagcatgcgctgaccaactggcaagtcttTTCACTGACTgtgtctgtaatatcaacatgtttcaagcagaccacgatagtccctgtgctcaagaacactaaggtaacctgcctaaatgactaccaacccatagcactcacgtctgtagccatgaagtgctttgtaaggcaggtcatggcttacatcaacaccattatcccagaaacattagacccactccaatttgcataccaccccaacagatgcacagatgatgcaatctctattgcactcaacactgccctttcccacctggacaaaaggaacacctatgtgaaattgctattcattgactacagctcagcattcaacaccatagtgccatcaaagcacatcactaagctaaggaccctgggactaaacaccaccctctgcaaatcgatcctggacttcctgacgggccgcccccaggtggtaagggaagggaacaacacatccgccacgctgatcctcaacacgggggcccctcaggggtgcgtgctcattgccctcctgtacaccctgttcacttatgactgcatggccaggcacgactcccaacaccatcatcaagtttgccgatgacacaacagtggtaggcctgatcaccgacaacgatgagacagcctatagggaggaggtcagagacctggtcgtgtggtgccaggacaacaacctctccctcaacgtgatcaagacaaaggagatgattgtggactacaggaaaaagaggatcgagtacgcccccattctcattgacggggctatagtggaacaggttgagagcttcaagttccttgttgtctacaccaccaacaaactatcatggtccaaacactaagacagtcctgaagagggcacgacaaagcctattccccctcaggagactgaaaagatttggcatgggtcctgagatcctcaaaaggttctacagctgcaccatcgagagcatcctgactggttgccaTACTGCCAGTTGCcatactgcctggtatggcaactgcttggcctccgaccacaaggcactccAGCCACCctcgtcatagactgttctctctgctaccgcacggcaagcggtaccggagagccaagtcgaggtccaaaaggcttcttaatagcttctaccctcaacccataatactcctgaacagctaatcaaagggatACCCAGAcatctcttttacgctgctgcaactctctgtttataatctataagtagtcactttaactctatctacatgtacatattatctcaattacctcgactaaccgatgccccccggcattgactctgtaccggtaccccctgtatatagccttgcttggTATTTTAcggctgctgtttaattatttgttactttcattttctattttctatttttacttATCCATTTTTTAAttaacacttttttattttttattcttaacttcttaaagcattgttggttaagggcttgtaagtaagcatttcactgtaaggtctacacctgttgtatttggcgcatgtgacaaatacaatttgtgtctcagttggtagagcatggtgtttgcaatggtgtctgcaacgccagggttgtgggttcgattcccacgggggaccagtacgagaaaaaaaaacgtatgaaatgaattgaaatgtatgcattcactactgtaagtcgctctggataagagcggctgctaaatgactaaaatgtaaatgtaaatttgatTTACCGTGAcatttctattttatttaacctttatttaactaggcaagtcagttaattaagaacaaattcttatttacaatgacggcctaccgaaaGGCAAatggcctcctgcggggacgggggattcaaaataaaaatatagtgcaagacacacatcacaacaagagagacaccacaacactacatgaagagagacctaagacgacaacaacatagcatggcagaaacacatgacaacacagcatggtgacaacacagcatggtagcaacacaaaacatggtacaaacattattgggcattCCCGGGGTAAACCGGGTTAGCGTTGATTGCGTTCGTTTTAGAACCCGTTTAGGCCGACACCGAAAGTCGGCTCAAAACCAAGGTTAAGCACGTGGAGTAATTtgtaggattctgtgttttcacatgcaacaTGTATTGCTCTTTTTAAAGTATTTATCtaccttcccaatgaaaactagttgGAACATTTGAGCATCTATTTTAAGGAAAGGagatattgtttgtttttgaacGATACATATTGTTGCCTTGTTGATAAAACACATGGCCGACTGGCGCAGATTACTGTTCCATTTGAGAGGGTGCTCCTCGACACCGCTTTTACCCTTTTTACGTCACGGTGCACTTAATCGAACTCCCTCAGTGTGGCTGGGTGTGTGTAGCGAGAGAGGGCACAGGGTGGCCCTCTAAATCTGGGCAGATTCATTTACATTTGCATACCACATCAAATTAATGAAAGGGGAGATCTAATAATTATTTCTCAGTATTGAGTGTTCTGACGTGAACTCACTGGGTTGTCGGATAAGGAAAATGTCAGATCCCACAGTGGCTGATACTCGCCGGTTAAATTCAAAGCCTCAGGACCTGACGGATGCTTATGGTCCCCCCAGCAATTTTCTGGAAATTGACGTTTATGACCCACAAACTGTTGGAGTCGGGCGGAACCGTTTCACAACTTACGAAGTCCGAATGCGGGTAGGTTGCTGAAGATGGATATCTGTCGTTAGATATCTAGCTAAACCTACAAACATTTTCAGCTAGCTAATTAGTTATAGCTTACTAACGTTAGGTGGATGAAAATCGAGGCCCGGGATTTAGTCCGGCCTACTCACTGAGGTATTAAGAACGGGCCTACTAGCTAGATAACCTAGCATTGTCAGCTAGGGAAGTTATTCAAATAGCTTTTGAGGTAACGTTAACTTTCTAGCCCTTTTAGGCTAACAGGGTTAACTAACGTTTAGTTATATACTTGTCGGCTGTCTCTTGACGAGAATATTCTTGTTTCTGTTTTCATTAAATGCAGACAAACCTGCCGATTTTTAAGTTGAAGGATTCCATTGCGCGAAGAAGATACAGTGACTTTGAGTGGTTGAAGAATGAGTTGGAGCGAGACAGCAAGGCGAGTGAAAGATTAGCTATTTGTTTTTGGGTAAAATGTATTTTGGGTAGGACCTATATTGATGGactataatatatactgtatctacatatCATTACAGTAGAGTTTTTCCTCAATGGTGACGTCTACATACGTTGCTTATTACATTACTAATTTCATTAGTTAGAGAAATAATTTTGTAATTAATTAGTCATGGTTAAGTTAATCAGCTATTTTAACGGCTATGGACTAAATGCATTGCTATTGATTTATTCCAGATTGTAGTGCCGCCCTTGCCTGGGAAGGCACTGAAGAGACAGCTACCTTTCCGTGGGGATGAAGGCATTTTTGAAGAGGCTTTCATCGAAGAGCGACGTGTGGGTCTTGAGCAGTTCATCAACAGGTGGGTCTTAACTTACTAAACATTAGAGGATCATCTTGAGACAACCAATGCCAGGAGAAAACACATTTTGAGCTAACCAAGATCAACTTTTTTGTAATAATATGAAGTAAGCTGAAACAGTGTTGTGGTGGCAGATTTGGAATTGGCTTCTGCTGGTGTAGATGAACTAAAAGTCATATTTTTAGACACCATTTTTTAAATGCACAGTCGGGAAGATGTTTAAATGCATATCTTTATCTATAAATTCatgtctttctctttttttctagAATTGCAGGTCATCCTCTCGCTCAAAACGAGCGCTGTCTTCACATGTTTTTGCAGGACGAGAGCCTTGACCGTAACTACATTCCCGGAAAGGTACGGCCGTTGGGTTTGGACTTGGGTTTGACAATGGGGTGTGGAAATGACTGCTTTCTGCTCTTCTTCCTTGTTCTGCTCTCCTCTCATTTGTTATTTTTCCACTGAGCTCTTTGCCATTCGAAGTAGTGCAGTACTTGTTTTATTTGATATGTTGTGTATATACTACTGTGTATGGTGAATTGAGTGGTGTGTTTACTGATTCTATTTATTCTCTTTTTATACAGGTATGAAGTAAGTTTgactgtttatttacattttaaacaCTAAAATATTTTGGAAGTCAGATGATAGCATGGCCACAAAATCTTGTGATGTTACTGACAGTTCACACAGCTATTATATCTGTGCTGCTTAATTagtattttaaaaaaaaactaatcTGACTTGACTTTACACAATGTGTGGAACATCTCTTTCACTAATGGAAAGACGACATCTGATCATATGTGGCACAATTGTTTGGGATCCAGATCCAGTGATCCAGAGGCGAGATGTGCATAGCACCGGCCAGAACCCGTCTGATTTATCACCTCGTCCCGATAAAGCATACAGAGCCCTATCCACGTCGCAGCCGCAACCACCTCTGACagctgcctctgtctctctaatgccttgtactgtatatacatgtatattcTTCTAGATACCCCAGCAACACCGGTTCACGGCCCTCTGCAGCCCTGTAATGTGTGTAGCCAAGCACACTAAATGGGGTGTGTTACAGGAAAGTTAATACATTGTTGCAGATTTACATATAATCacaaattcatttaaaaaaaaatctctatCTGACTGaattttccccccaaaaaaacattgcatTTGGCACTGTAGTTGAGTCCACCTCTATGTATCAATTCCAGCTATGCCTCATAATCTGCCCAACCTCCCAGCGACATTAGTTTTGTTTCACTTGTCTTTGTCCCTCCCTCAATAAATTATTTTCTTGAATGATTTAATCCACAAATCACAATCTGTCTCTCTAATGATCTTCATCCATAGAAGACTGGCTGTGTCTATGTGTAAAGTATATATGATAACCTAATAGAAAATACATAGCTGTTTGAGGGGAAATTGGTATACTCTCTCTGCCCAGCATAGCCTAAAGTATTATGTGTTCATGGTTCTGTCATTCCAGTTAATGGGATACCTATTTTTCTTCACACATCAATAAAGAAAAAATACCTCTTTCTGTCATTCCTTCTGGAGACGTTTCACTTTTGTAATAGTCTGATTTCTTACCTTTAAGTATTCAATCATAATGTATCTCTGGCCCTTGGTACCCACAGTAACCAAAATTGTTTCTCCAATTGTATGATTAAAATCTCTGATGGATGTCAGTAAACAATGGTACCTTCCAAAGTTAAGCAAAATGTAgcatcattggaaaacaaacgtTTTTTTAAAGGGAGATCTTCCCATAGTTTTCCTCTAACATGACATTCCATGTTTCTTTGCATTTTCcattgaaataagaatttgtggCTTTCCAAATGCTCTTGCAGTTAGATTTTTCTATTATGATTACTTTTTAttatcagattttttttctctaaCTATGTTTGCCTTGAATTGTTCATTATCAGTCTTTGCATCGTCTTCAGTCTGTTTATGGGAATGTAATGTCAGGTAATCAAACCACTGTGAAAACAAGGGGCTGATGAATAATCCACACATTTTTATTGATAAAGAAGCTTTTGGCATGAAGTTTATTGACCTAAAGTATTTCTTGAATGCCTTTTTTGTCGTATGTATTTTGTCTTCATTATTATCATGTACATTTAATCTCCGTTTTCAGAAGAGCTGCCTTGTTTGTACCATAAATAAAATTCCCTCTGCCTGCAGGGCTATGTCCAGTTGTCTCTTAAATGCTCTTTTCAAATTCATGTCGGGATATGCGTTTCCTAATGCATCTTGTACAGGACCATACTGTTTATTTCCTGAATTCAATTTCTAACTAGAATGTCATTTCTTAGGTCGCCTCGTATGTGTCCAGCTGATTACGGAAGTAGAATAGTCCCTGTTGCTCCAAGAGATTAGTTTATGGAAACTTAGTTCTTAGTTGAAAGTAAGTCATATTTTCTAATAAACCAGGTATTTTCCCTTTATAAGCATTTTCCAGCAATCATAATCTGTGTTAAAATGTAAACTCTTGGTATAACTAATAACTTCAAAAATAGGTCAGCATGGTTAGAAGATTACACTCCATGGACAACCAAAGTACTGAGTGCTGTAGTTGGGTGGATGTATGTGGTTACTTGCTCTGTTAAACTTTAACTTTAATTTCTTAGTAGCATACTCTTGGAATTTGCGGGATTAACAGGGGGGAGGAAAGTTTAGTCAAGGGGATTAAACTTCTCCCAAAAATACCTGACCTGTATGGTTCATGGCTCAAAAATCTAATTAAAGTTGACTAATACAACACAATTGTCCCAAATAACCATCTGTTAAGATTTAATTGAAAGTAGCACTAAGACTAATAGGATTTTCTGCTCCTTTGTAGCCACCCCACATACAGTATGCAGGTGTGGTCAGTTAGTTACTATAGCAGTGGATGAGATGTGGATGGACGAAATGATTCACAATGGGCTGTTCATGCTATAAAAGATTGCTTGAGTACAAACACTACATACTTTTTCAGTTAAACATGCTTTAGATAATGTCCCATGTCATATTTCTTAGAATATAGTgctaaacaaaaacaatatgtGTGAAGTAAAGAGTTGAGTTTTTGGAGAATCCATTACCAAAACTGCATAGTTTATGTTTAATGTCAATCGAGACTGAGAATATCTACTGATGGCAAAAAAGAACCAAGCCTCTCTTGATCTACAGGCCTTGTCCTGTGCAATGAAAGGGGGCAGAATTGTTGAACTGTATGGGACAGTAGTGAGATTAGCAGTGTTATGTTAATGGTGCAGATGGAGATACCATCCCAGACCGTAAGGCTAGTGGTGACGACGCTTGTTTTATTTAGGGAAACGCAGTTTTGTTAGCTTGATAAAGCGGAAGTTAATTGAAAGAGCAACTCAATGCCTGCCTTGAGGGAGGCAGACTTCACTGAGCAAGGACAATAGGTTGGGTATTAACCAAAGTTAAACTGAAAATAGTCAAATAGAAAGACTAGCCAATTGAAGCATTGTCGGGATATAATTAATCAATGCATATTTTAATTATTGTTTTATTCTTTCTTATCATGGTCTGTTATGGAGAGTTTGCATGCCCAATGAAATATGAGGACTTGGGAGGCCATAT
This window harbors:
- the LOC115204472 gene encoding sorting nexin-12 isoform X4 translates to MSDPTVADTRRLNSKPQDLTDAYGPPSNFLEIDVYDPQTVGVGRNRFTTYEVRMRIVVPPLPGKALKRQLPFRGDEGIFEEAFIEERRVGLEQFINRIAGHPLAQNERCLHMFLQDESLDRNYIPGKV
- the LOC115204472 gene encoding sorting nexin-12 isoform X3 gives rise to the protein MSDPTVADTRRLNSKPQDLTDAYGPPSNFLEIDVYDPQTVGVGRNRFTTYEVRMRIVVPPLPGKALKRQLPFRGDEGIFEEAFIEERRVGLEQFINRIAGHPLAQNERCLHMFLQDESLDRNYIPGKIQ
- the LOC115204472 gene encoding sorting nexin-12 isoform X2, with product MSDPTVADTRRLNSKPQDLTDAYGPPSNFLEIDVYDPQTVGVGRNRFTTYEVRMRTNLPIFKLKDSIARRRYSDFEWLKNELERDSKIVVPPLPGKALKRQLPFRGDEGIFEEAFIEERRVGLEQFINRIAGHPLAQNERCLHMFLQDESLDRNYIPGKV
- the LOC115204472 gene encoding sorting nexin-12 isoform X1 — encoded protein: MSDPTVADTRRLNSKPQDLTDAYGPPSNFLEIDVYDPQTVGVGRNRFTTYEVRMRTNLPIFKLKDSIARRRYSDFEWLKNELERDSKIVVPPLPGKALKRQLPFRGDEGIFEEAFIEERRVGLEQFINRIAGHPLAQNERCLHMFLQDESLDRNYIPGKIQ